From Malaya genurostris strain Urasoe2022 chromosome 2, Malgen_1.1, whole genome shotgun sequence:
AAAAATATTACGCTTTTAAACCAGAAAAAtcatatttccaaacctgatcgCTGATTGTAACAGATGCAAATCAGTAGCtgtcaaaaatcaaaacaagtCGGTAAAGAAGTTTCTGGTACTAAATCACTTATGAACGTGTCCGAAAAAGCGGAATtgcaaccagagatgccatatatacagatttatctgtattctacagatttttacatgttcatacagatttaattcagaatacagattttatacagattttctcaatttaatacagatttatacagatctcacaaaaagtacgaaagaaaaaattaaacttttctgtctgagctatcttttagtatttgattccagtgtcgatataaaagtctatcaatcaacggacaaatcacaaattaatatgaaaatctgtgaaatccatttatattataattagaCACCAATTTAAACTGATattaaatttctttcaatgactgagtgaaaacatatattggagaagccaaatgaatgaaaaactaacagaaaagatgatttattgaaaaaagatttgctcagagacagtactttattcgaggaagtaatggcatcataAAACtatactgtcaaactgagagttgtatgaaccgacttgacgttgcatattgggcgttgaaattccatgtcaaattataaagtcatcaattttaaactagataaatatatggaataaagattcaattgttgtggataaaaaaaactatgaaacttcgtcgttgaattgactgattgaatctactATCCTACAActacaatctattggaataacatcttttagtatcattttgttgtaagaatttcattttattagtgaatacagattaatacagattatttattcaaaaaatacagattttctatgaaaatatctggcatctctgattgcaACGCAGTGAATTTTGGCCACCCGCATCGATCCGATGAcaggaccgattgagcacgatatcggttgaaataaaatgtctttaattttattaattcaACTAGTGATTTTGTTTGTAGAAATCATTATTGgcttgtttttaaaaataaaatgatttcttgaaaactaatttacaagataatttttgatactacttttatgtcGATATATATTCGttttcaaattactgaaaaaaacaagtgttttgaATGTTTAAGTTTTTATGACATTTAACCGTTATGTCGCAAAATGaggggagagttggcatcactgggagtgcgttgcggtgtcctggtgctgctctcaaaaaaagaCAGTTTTTctggttttcgtattattcactatcgaaaatgtctgtttatgtgttcaattttcgccatttgcgggaagttttacttttctgctacaattcgaaaaactgcagctgaagcgcatcgaatgctctcagaaacttacggtgatgctgctctcagtaaaagaacgtgtcgggagtgaaaCCACGTTTTAAAAatagtgatttcgatgtcgaagattaACATGGTGGAGgaggagaaaaaaccttcaaagatgaacaactagaagcattgcttgatgaagattcgtgccagacccaagaagagcttgccgaatcgttgggaatgAGTCAGcaaaccatttcaaaacgtctcaaggccctgggcatgattcagaaagaaggaaactgggtgccttacgagttgaaaccgaaggACATCAAgcaccgtctatttgtatgtgagcaattgcttcaaagacaaaatcgtaaggggttttttacGTCGTAtcgtaactggtgatgaaaagttggttcgatacgataatcctaaacgcagaaaatcatggagaAAGCCCGGGTATgcaacttcgtcgaaggcaaaaccaaatattcacggcgctaaggttatgatttgtatttggtgggatcagctcggtgtgatttactacgagctcttaaaaccgggtgaaaccatcacaggagatcgataccgaacgcaactgatgcgccttagtcgcgcgctaaaagaaaagcggccacaatatcaagagcgacatgacaaagtcatcctccaacacgacaatgctcggcctcacgtggtcaaaaagtatctggaaacgctgaaatgggaagtcttgcgccgtattccccagatgtcgccccttctgacttccaactattccgttcgatggcacatggcctggcagatcaacattttcaatccttcgaagagttgaaaaaatggattgcttcatggatagcgtctaaagaggactccttttttcgagtcgggatccgaaaattgccggaaagatgggagaatgttgtcgctagcgacggacaatactttgaataatacatctgtaagaccTTTTCCACaaaaaagcttttaattttgaaaaaaaaaaacggcggaagcaaagttgtacacctgatagttatACGAAGAATGTGTTCAACATTGGGAATGAACATATATTAAATTCAAAAATCTAATAACCATTTTGTTGTAttaaacatgctccatttctctgctTATGCAAAATTCGATAGTCTTACGACAAAAGGGCCCAGCTGCAAATGACTGTTTCTCTTAATTTTCTCTTTCTCTCACGATTTAGcggattgattttatatttaacgctttaagcggcccttacagatcattaaaagtgtcattatttAAAAGTATTGGCATTTTTAATTAACATGTAAGGGCAGTGACGATGAATACTTCATACAAATGtggagtgtcattacttagtaatcattaaaaatgacacaatAATTCTCTTCTATATTTGGCTGTACTCTttgcaaaactttcaagttaaaaccacaaactaacagacaggacaatcaaattagattcttcaatcattttaacggtcatttcgaatattccttcatttgggacagtactcacatgtgtcatgatggcgccacgtaaccttatcaaaaacatcctgtctgtcatctagactgtgtttatttttttcatttaccaacagagttgccattcatacagaataacctgtaatgtattggtttgtatacgtccatgcgattttcatgcaggatacagatttaataaatattgccaaaactatatacataattgtgcctacttctcatcctccaacgcaatacaaaatcgaacccgttttgttacaatatttacttgcttctggtctgccgccacttaatttcgggtgaaaactacaaacacaataaaaaatagtctagatgaacaacgttgggaCAAATGAAtgattaccttccaacatcgcgaaaaagttaaatatattatcaacgtaatccaataatttattgtgacgattcattttcaaatattttgttgaaatcaggcatccctgcaagcagctgatcggtgttggcaaacgaggggaaaccaactagtaaaaaaacttgtacataacacaaggggtgtacagatagtaaataggtcgcgcagtacaatataggtggaactagtgcatcacgaaaaattatttttataagaatttactcatactgtcatgtctgttagtgtgTTAAAACTACAAGTTTTCGTTTTATATTTGAAGCTTTCGAGAAATTtcagtaatggctccgtaataatcaaaagagaagaaacaaagagaggctctcatttgcagttaggcccttatGTCATGGGACTATCTAATTGTTCGATGACGGCTCGaatgaagcgctacgatcgggccTATGTCTTGCTCAATCGGTCAGATAATCGaaccgatgatcggaccgatgcggTTCGACAAAGTTCACTGGGTAGTTCTATGAACGGACTCTTTATCGATACCAACTCTgttgtatttgtttttattatgttttctgacaatgtcattttattttcatattgcaTTACATTACGCCGATGAAAAATATTTCTGCAAAAAAGTCTGATCCAATACGTTTCTGTAATAACTTACTCATTTCATAGATATGGCTACACAAGGTAAGAAGTCTCGGTAATGATCAAATCCTATCTAAAAGAAATAAATGGTTTTAGATGGGTCGCCAAAATATGCCTACAGAGTTCCGgagaaattgataaaaaatgcaATGGACATGGCTAAATGGGAGCAATCAGAGGCCTATTACGATCTGCTGGGATTCATAAGTACAATGTGCGTGTCACTGCAGGCCACCAAACAAAGCCAATCGGTCGAGATAAACCCGGTCATTCAAAAGTTCATTGATGCGTTGAAGCGACTGGAACAGATGGCCATCGAAACTCCACCGGTAGATCAACCGGCCAGATTTGGAAACGTAGCATACAAGACCTGGTTTCAGAAGATGCAGAACGAGAGTTTAGGTCTCGTCAGTGATGCCCTACCAGATCAACTGAAAGAAGCTGCTCCGGAACTGAATCTCTATTTCGTGGAGTCGTTTGGTAACGCAACCAGAATAGACTACGGAACCGGGCATGAGCTTTCGTTTTTAATGTTTTTGATGTGCCTATTCAAAATTGGGGCAGTTGAAAGGAAGGATGAGGTTGCGATTGGCTTGCGTCTATTCCATCAGTATTTGAATTTTGTGCGGAAACTGCAGGTGACTTATCGAATGGAACCAGCGGGCAGCCATGGTGTGTGGAGTCTTGACGACTTCCAGTTTGTACCGTTTATTTGGGGAAGTGCTCAACTTGCCGTAAATAGTCCCATCGACCCAGCGAAATTTGTTGAAGATAATACAATCGACGAGTACAGGAAGGAGTTTCTTTTCATTGGTTGTATCGATTACATCAGACAGGTGAAAactggtcattttgccgaacatTCGAACCAGTTGTGGAGTATAAGTGCAGTGCCGTCTTGGGCAAAAATATCCACTGGCCTGATTAAGATGTACCAGAAGGAGGTTCTGTCTAAGTTTCCCGTCATTCAGCACGTTTATTTCGGCTCTATTCTTACGCTGAATCCGGTAAAACCAGGTACAAAACTACCAAATCCTCGGTTGGGTCAGCTCCCACGGCAAATGGCTCCTCCGGCACCGCCCAAGTTTGCAGAAGGAGAAAATCAATGAAATAGTTGTAGGATTATATTGTTTATTAAACGTACTGAGGAAATTAATCAATAAAAGTTTCAACGAGATGTGTACTTCTAGTCGATTGTAGTGTATCTGTcgtatttgatttttatttttttccttctcaGCATATGCCGGAGTTCTTGATGTATTAtttgatgaaatttaaaatCTATTTAAGCTCAGTTATTTTGAGTTCAAGTTTCTGTCATTGGAAATGCGTCAGCTATTAGATTTCTGAGAAGCAACTATGCATACAAGgcaaaaatcaggaaaagaatttTTGGAATCGCAATTACATAAAAGTGCATCCATTCTACTGTGTGTATGTTTTACAGTAATTCAAATTTACGCACTTCAAATGCCGCAATATCATAGGTAATGCGGTTAGACGTACCCGCGAAATGCCGTTTTTTTGTTCCGCTGATTGTTCTACTACATATCAGCGTATAATGGACATGAAGAACAATAACTCTTCAATGGTAGCCGAACTTGCTGCAGAGTTAAAAAAATCCGTCTCGAGCGCGGTGGCTAACGAGATGAACAGTGTTAGGTTGGAAGTAAAACAGCTAACAACGGCAATAGAAGCATCCCAAGAATTTTTATCTTCAAAGTTCGATGACATCGTAACAGATTTCAATGAACTGAAATGTGAGAATGAAAACTTGAAACAGGAGATCGTATCCTTGAAGAAATCCAATGCTAGCCTTAGTGGGGTGGTTAACAAATTGGAACTTAATGTCGATAAGTCAGATAAAAAAGCAgtcagtagcaatgcaatttcgTTAGGAAGCACGGCATACCCGTGCTTCCTAACGAAAATGTTTGTGAGTTAACAATAAAGACATTAGAATCTATCGGCGTGTCGCTAGAATCAGACTCCGTTCTATCTGCCACTAGAATTTTCCAATCAAACAAACCAATTAGTCCGCTAATCCCAATCAGAATCGTTTTCAAAAATCCAGTCATTAAAGATGAAGtcttaaacaaaaagaaactgctTAAAAAACTCCAATCAACGTCGATCAATAAGTCATTGCTACTGAATGGAAGACCCACTACCGTTTCGATTCGCGACGAATTGACACCGCTGGCGCTGGAGATTTTAAAAGAATTACGAGAATCCCAGGAAGCTCTCAACATTAAGTATATTTGGTCTGGTAAAGGAGGGGTAATATTAGTAAAAAAGGACGAGCATTCAAAACCCGAACTTGTAAGGAATAGAGAAGATTTGAGCCGTTTGATTACTCGTCTGTTGAATACTTCTGTCTCGATTGGTTCTCCCTCACCCAAGAGAAAAAGAAATGCGAACTCActgcaataaaatgtattgtatttCTTCAGTTGAACGTgatgttatattttttttctataatggAAGGTATTGTCAATACATATCATGATAATATATACGATTTTAATTTACGGTGTAATAATAAAAGCGAGAAATGCTTGAGGATAGTCCAATGGAATATCCGAGGTATGAATGATGTGTACAAATTTGATAATATAAAATACTTTTTGGCTCAATGCGATTTAACGATAGATATCATCGTCATCGGTGAAACATGGCTCAGAAAGGGTAGTACATCAATTTACGGAATTCCGGGTTATTCGGCTACTTTTTCTTGTAGAGATAGTTCCCACGGTGGGTTAGCAGTGTTTGTTAAGGAAAATATAGAGCATAACATATTAAAAAATGAGGTTATTGATGGTCTACATACCATCCAAATTGAGATTAACATTAATGGGCACTGTTCTGACATTATAGACATTTACAGACCTCCTGCTTTTGATTTCAATCGATTTCATGATATGTTAGAATCCTGgctttcaaatgtcaaaaagaaCAAACCATGTTACATAATAGGAGATACTAACGTTCCTATGAATTTACCAAGTAATAACATTGTATCGCGATATTGTAGCCTACTCGAGTCCTATGGATTTATATGCACTAATACCATCCCGACTCGACCATCTAGTGGAAACGTTCTCGATCATTTTATTTGCAAAACCGATGATGCCGCTCTTTTACGTAACGATACCGTCTTTACGAATTTAAGCGATCATCTTCAAATTATATCGTCAATAAAGTTGAAtggaaatagacaaaaacaggTACTAACAAAAAAACTAGTTGATCACAGCAAGCTCAATAGAATTTTCAATCAATATATTGACAGTTTATTGTCCATAGATGATGTCGAAGACGTCATTTCGAACATCATATCAACATATAACTCAATGTTATTGCAGTGTACTAAGACTTATACCAAAGCAATTAATGTGAAACGTGAATACTGTCCTTGGATGTCGTACGATCTTTGGAAACTACTACAGCTTAAATCCAATTATCTcaaaaaagtaagaaaaaaacCAACTGATCTCAACCTTCTAGGATTACTGAAACACGTCTCCAGGAAAGTTGACATAGTGAAAAGGTCAAACAAGAAATTATATTAAGAAAATCTTCTGAATACTACATGTCATTCTAGACTTtggaaaaatgttaatttaatTATGGGACGCACTAAATCAAAAGAGCAAATAAAACTAGTAAtaaatggaacaaaaacaaaaagcgAATTGGAAGTATGTGAAACATTCAACGATTATTTTTCAAGTATTGGCGCCTCTCTAGCTGACGAAATTTCGAACTTGAACACTTcaaatcctattgaaaatgtttattctgtcacaaattcaatttttctacgTCCAGCCACTGAAAATGAAGTCATTGCTATAATTAACGAACTTGATTCCAGCAAATGTAATGGTTATGACAATATTTCTGCAAAGCTTCTGAAAAGTAATCCTCGCTCCTTCTCAACAATTTTAGCTCAAAtatttaacaaaattttaataactggtGTTTATCCTGATTGCCTAAAAATAGCCCGTGTAGTACCCATTTTCAAGACCGGAAATAAGTGCGATCCTTGCAACTACCGTCCAATCTCTACTTTATCGATTTTCAATAAAATCTTGGAGAAACTTCTCGTGAACAGAATGCTCGACTTCCTAAATTCTAATAATATCTTATATCGATTCCAATACGGTTTTAGATCTGGATGTAGTACAACAACAGCTATTGCTGAGCTGGTTGATTGTCTCATTGGTGATATTGATTCCAAACAAATTGTTGGTGCATTGTTCTTGGATCTCCGAAAGGCTTTTgacacattagatcacaaaatcCTTTTAGAAAAACTGGATCGATACGGGATTAGAGGGGTGGCAAATGACATAGTCAAAAGCTATTTATCCAACCGAAAACAGTTCGTATCTATTGGTCATTCATCTAGTTCATATCGCTCCATTAGTGTaggagtacctcaaggtagTAACATAGGACCattgttatttttaatttatattaacGATATtgagaatttgaatctaaaaggtgTACCTAGGTTATTTGCTGACGATACTGCACTGTTCTATCCATGCAAGGACGTACAAACATTAATCCCGTTGATTGAGTACGACCTCCGGATCCTATCTAAATATTTCAACGCAAATTTGTTGTCTTTGAACTTATTAAAAACGAAATACATGGTGTTTCATTCCCCGAGAAAAAAACTACCAAATCATACTCATCCATGTCTTGAGACTATTGCAATAGAAAAAGTAAACGATTTCAAATACCTAGGTATACATCTCGATTCAACTCTTTCTTGGGATGTACATATAAAggctatcgaaaaaaaattatccgcACTATCCGGCGCATTGCGCAAAGTTAGTTATTTTGTTCCAAGGAGGGCTTTATTGAGTTTCTACTTTGCTTGTATTCATTCTCACATTCAGTATCTAATAATCGTTTGGGGTCATGCACCTAAGtccagattgaaaaaaattcagatatTGCAAAATAGATgccttaaaactatttttaagttGCCCCATTTGTATCCCACAGCTTTACTGTATTCCAACACTAGTCACTGCATTTTGCCCATTCTGGCATTGAGAGACATGCAAACAATCATGTTCGTCCATAAGGCGCTCTACCAACCAGGGGTTCATAGCAATTCACCTCTATCGGTTATTGCACGGCAGCGAAGTAGCAGACAAGCTAATTCACTACTGCGAACTAGAGTATCCACAAATCTCGGTCAAACTCGGATAACGTTCTACGGTCCGACTATCTATAATTCTCTACCTATAAGTCTGAAACAAATCATGAATATTGACTTGCTTAAAACTAAAatgaaacaatatgtaaaatcgAAGATAGTTGATTATATTGTGTAGGTGTATCAGCCGCATGCTGTGGTTTGTATGTTGTATGTCCTGGTTTttggatgtgtgtgtgtgtgtatttttagtcccttttttatttatcgcttccgtcagaggtatcctctgttGTCGTAATAATGTGCTGTGCTTATTTTCAAGATTTATTATAGTATCCAAGTATTGTTACTCTGTTACTATCATTCTAACCGgttttgtattcaattttttaattttattaattcattttattaattcattttttcattcattcattcatttattcattcattcatttattcattcatatattcattaatttattcattcatttattcattcatttgttcattcatttattcattcatttattcattcatttattcattcattcattcattcattcattcatttattcattcattaattcattcatttatgcattcatttattcattcatttattcattcacttgttcatttatgaaataaatttcgttttacattactttaatcattcatttacttattcattaatttatttattaattcttTCATTTAACTTATTCATCAAATATAAAAAGAGGAGGAGGTTTTTGTGCCCTTTGAGTAAGTACTGGTTCAACGGTCAGCTCAAGGGggatttttcctgctccaatagACGAAtacataaatattatttttagaacAGTTTGTTTTTCAACATATTAAGTGCCCCTTAACAggaatcttatgtcgttttcgtttttaaattgcactacactggtgtagcgaaagctgcactgaaaccgttcgtttttaccaattgcactacaccagtgctacactttttctgcaccgataccactggtgtagcactcatcaaaagtttggtgtagctctgtgcaatggaatcgtttattgtagtcaatggttactgtttatgttttcgtcatttttgttcgtttattcatgcctcagtgtagcactgcaccggtgtagtgcaaattaaaaacgaaaacgccattacatTCCACTGGGAGCTCTTGCTTAGTACAAATAGTTAGCCTTCTTCGTTTTATAATAACCTCAGCTTGAtaaaatcgcgttttttttttgttagtagaATTTTTTTCCCCAAGCTGAGGACTGTATGTGTCCGCAACCAGAGGGCTCCTAATGTGAGCGTTTTGGTGCGGGGGAGTGTGgagggcaaaaaaaaaagtacgggtgtgtaatgtcagagacataactggatgtcgtgaatacgaatatgacacgctttatttatgcttccgaattcgaattggtagttcatcgattgtttgaattgtgtaactttcccctc
This genomic window contains:
- the LOC131429793 gene encoding serine/threonine-protein phosphatase 2A activator, with product MATQDGSPKYAYRVPEKLIKNAMDMAKWEQSEAYYDLLGFISTMCVSLQATKQSQSVEINPVIQKFIDALKRLEQMAIETPPVDQPARFGNVAYKTWFQKMQNESLGLVSDALPDQLKEAAPELNLYFVESFGNATRIDYGTGHELSFLMFLMCLFKIGAVERKDEVAIGLRLFHQYLNFVRKLQVTYRMEPAGSHGVWSLDDFQFVPFIWGSAQLAVNSPIDPAKFVEDNTIDEYRKEFLFIGCIDYIRQVKTGHFAEHSNQLWSISAVPSWAKISTGLIKMYQKEVLSKFPVIQHVYFGSILTLNPVKPGTKLPNPRLGQLPRQMAPPAPPKFAEGENQ